The following is a genomic window from Trueperaceae bacterium.
GGCTCAACGCCGCCCTCTTGGCGCGCCGCAAGGCCCTCGGACTGACCCAGCTCGAGCTGGCCGACCTGGCCGGCGTCTCCGCGCGCTTCATCCACGAGCTCGAGAACGGCAAGGAGACCGTGCGGCTCGACAGGGTGGTGGCGCTGGCCACCGCTCTCGGCCTCGAGCTCGGTTGGCGCCGCATCCCGCCCAGTTCGCCGCCCGGTGACCGACCTTGATCGGTGGAGCGGCCGACGTCTACGAGGGCGGCACGCTGGCTGCAAGGCTCCAGCGCGCACGGCGGACCAGCTCGCGGGGGACCGGCTCGCCACGCTACCCTTCGGGCCGAGCACGGTCCGCAAGCTCGCGAGGGCGCTGGCGTACCGCCGCAAGCGACTGACCGAACCCACCTGACCGCCCCACTAGACCGACTGTGAGGTAAGCAAGATGAGCCGCTTCAAGACCATCCACGACACCCACCACCACTTCGGGTGGGACAACGCCATCGAGCCCGTCCTGCGCGTGGCGCCGGGGGCCGAGCTCGAGCTCGAGACGGTCGACTCCTCCGGCGGGCAGCTCAGCCCCACCTCGACCACGGCCGACGTGGCCGCGCTCGACTTCGAGCGGGTCAACCCCGTCACCGGCCCGATCTTCGTGGAGGGCGCCGAGCCCGGCGACGTCCTCGCCATCGACCTGCTCGAGTTCGCCGAGGGCGGCTGGGGCTGGACGGGCATCATCCCCGGCTTCGGGCTGCTGGCCGACGAGTTCACGGAGCCGTTCCTCAACATCTCGCACTACGACGCCAGGCGCGTGGAGTTCCGCCCCGGCATCCACCTGAACACGCGGCCGTTCACGGGCACCATCGGCCTGGCGCTGGCCGAGCCCGGCTCCCACTCGGTGGTCCCGCCGCGCGCGCAGGGCGGCAACCTCGACGTGCGCGACCTCACCCGCGGCAGCCGCCTCTACCTGCCCGTTGCGGTGCCGGGCGCGCTCCTCTCGCTGGGCGACACGCACGCGGCGCAGGGCGACGGCGAGGTGTGCGGCACCGCCGTGGAGACGGCCATGAAGGTCAGCGTGAGGGTGGACCTCATCAAGGGCGCCAACTTCGGCGCCCCGCGCTACGAACTGGGAGCCGCCGGCGCCACGGAGCTGCTGCCCAAGGGCTTCTACGCCACCACGGGCGTGGCGCCCGACCTGCTGGACGCCACCAAGGACGCCATCCGCGCCATGATCGATCACCTCGGCAAGGAGTACGGGCTGGAGCCGCAGCTGGCGTACGCGCTGTGCAGCGTGGCCGTGAACCTGCGCATCAGCGAGGTGGTGGACGCTCCCAACTGGGTGGTGTCGGCCGTGCTGCCGCGGCACATCTTCGTCTGAGCCGCGGACGAGGCGGTTAGGCTGGGGAGGTCATGCCGCTCGAGTTCATCATCGCGAGGAGCCCGCTGGGCGGCTCGCGGTTGCCGTACGTGGTCAGCCTGCCGCTCTCGCCCGTGCCGGTCGTGCTCGCCACGCGCGGCGACTGGCCGGTCGACAAGGACCTGTACTGCCACGAGCTCCCCGCCTGGCCGGAGGGGGCCGAGGAGGTGGCGCGCGTCCCCGTCGTGTCGTGCCGGCGCCGCGGCAGCTCCGTGCAGCTCGTGCTCGACCGGGTCCAACGCCGCCGGTCCCTCTTCGTCTGGACGGTCTCCAAGCAGGGCAAGCCGCTCGTGTTCTGGCGCAGCGAGCGCTCGATGCGCTCCACGCGGCCGGGCGTGCGGGCGCCACACGCCCGCGGCCTCAACGGCCCGATGGTCGTCGTGATCGACACGCGCGAGCGTTACCCCTGGCGCTTCGCGACCAACCCCGTGGAGACGGAGCGCCGCCAGCTGCCGGTGGGCGACTACGGCGTGTTCGACGGCGACGCTCTCGCCGCGGTGGTGGAGCGCAAGAAGCTGAAGGAGTTCGTGGGGGCGGCCGTTTCCGGCAAGCTCCAGCTGGCGATGGCCGAGCTGGCGGCCATGCCGCGCGCGGCCGTGATCATCGAAGGCCGCATGGCGAAGCTGCTGGCGGGCGAGGAGACGCGGGTGCGCCCCGGGTGGCTCCTCAACCTCACGGCAGCGCTGCAGGCGGCCTACCCCAACGTGCCGCTCCTCTTCGCGGAATCGGCGCCGCTGGCCGCCGACCTGGCCTACCGCTGGCTCTCGGCATGCCTTCACTTGAGGGAGGCGGCGCGCCGAGGGCAGTCCGCCGGCGACGCGCTCGCCGCCATCACGACGGGCGACGGGCCGGCGAGGACCCAAGAGGGGCCCGCCCCCGCCGGCCACCGGAGCACCGCCGCGGCCCGCCCCGAGCGGGGCGTGACCGACACCCCTCTGTTCGCGTCGTTGGCGGATCCGCCGACCGGCTCCCCCGGCGGCCGGTCCGGCGGCGCAGGTTCGACGACCTCGGTCGGCACGCGTCCGGCCGCCACCGGACTCTTCGGGGGCCACGCCGTGGACCGCTCGAAGGCGCCGCTCGACAGGGCGGGTCGTCAGGGCGCGGCCCTCGTGGCGGCGCTGGCGGGGCCGCTGACGGTCGCGAGTCACGCCGGAAGTTGTGGCGTGACGGCCGGCACGGCTTCCACGGACCTACACGACCTCGTCGCTCGCGGGTTGCTGACGAGCACGGGT
Proteins encoded in this region:
- a CDS encoding helix-turn-helix transcriptional regulator, whose protein sequence is MQEEARNLGGDRRRTSGDGVPRLNAALLARRKALGLTQLELADLAGVSARFIHELENGKETVRLDRVVALATALGLELGWRRIPPSSPPGDRP
- a CDS encoding acetamidase/formamidase family protein, whose product is MSRFKTIHDTHHHFGWDNAIEPVLRVAPGAELELETVDSSGGQLSPTSTTADVAALDFERVNPVTGPIFVEGAEPGDVLAIDLLEFAEGGWGWTGIIPGFGLLADEFTEPFLNISHYDARRVEFRPGIHLNTRPFTGTIGLALAEPGSHSVVPPRAQGGNLDVRDLTRGSRLYLPVAVPGALLSLGDTHAAQGDGEVCGTAVETAMKVSVRVDLIKGANFGAPRYELGAAGATELLPKGFYATTGVAPDLLDATKDAIRAMIDHLGKEYGLEPQLAYALCSVAVNLRISEVVDAPNWVVSAVLPRHIFV
- a CDS encoding ERCC4 domain-containing protein yields the protein MPLEFIIARSPLGGSRLPYVVSLPLSPVPVVLATRGDWPVDKDLYCHELPAWPEGAEEVARVPVVSCRRRGSSVQLVLDRVQRRRSLFVWTVSKQGKPLVFWRSERSMRSTRPGVRAPHARGLNGPMVVVIDTRERYPWRFATNPVETERRQLPVGDYGVFDGDALAAVVERKKLKEFVGAAVSGKLQLAMAELAAMPRAAVIIEGRMAKLLAGEETRVRPGWLLNLTAALQAAYPNVPLLFAESAPLAADLAYRWLSACLHLREAARRGQSAGDALAAITTGDGPARTQEGPAPAGHRSTAAARPERGVTDTPLFASLADPPTGSPGGRSGGAGSTTSVGTRPAATGLFGGHAVDRSKAPLDRAGRQGAALVAALAGPLTVASHAGSCGVTAGTASTDLHDLVARGLLTSTGRARSLRFELTPAGATAAPAEPDGGSVR